A stretch of the Kroppenstedtia eburnea genome encodes the following:
- a CDS encoding MBL fold metallo-hydrolase has product MRVLREQTLYQLTFLPRMFPINSYLVEEEEELTLVDAALPYSLKGILRAADEIGKPITRILLTHAHNDHVGALDALKEELPEVPVHISRRDARLLTGDRTLDPGEPDTPIRGGVPNQLKTRGEVLLREGDRIGSLLAVASPGHTPGSMSFLDTRNHALIASDAFQTRGGVAVAGQIRWWFPFPAMGTWSKQFSLESARKLQKLRPILLAVGHGEMLKQPGAAIDRAIAEAERKLKRASL; this is encoded by the coding sequence ATGCGAGTCCTTCGTGAACAGACCCTGTATCAGTTGACGTTTTTACCCCGAATGTTTCCCATCAATAGTTACCTGGTGGAGGAAGAGGAAGAATTGACTCTGGTGGATGCGGCACTCCCCTACAGCTTGAAAGGGATTTTGCGGGCGGCGGATGAGATTGGAAAGCCGATTACGCGGATCCTGTTGACCCATGCTCACAATGACCATGTGGGAGCGCTGGATGCATTGAAAGAGGAGCTTCCGGAGGTTCCGGTCCATATCTCCCGTCGGGATGCCCGCTTGTTGACCGGAGATCGGACCTTGGATCCCGGAGAGCCCGACACCCCGATCCGCGGCGGAGTTCCCAACCAACTGAAAACGCGGGGGGAGGTGTTGCTGCGGGAGGGAGATCGGATCGGTTCGTTGCTGGCGGTGGCTTCACCGGGACATACGCCGGGATCGATGTCCTTCCTGGACACGCGCAACCACGCGCTGATCGCCAGTGACGCTTTTCAAACCCGAGGCGGGGTTGCGGTTGCGGGACAAATCCGGTGGTGGTTTCCCTTCCCGGCCATGGGTACATGGAGTAAGCAGTTTTCCCTGGAGAGTGCCCGCAAACTCCAAAAGCTTCGTCCCATCCTCCTGGCTGTGGGACATGGAGAAATGTTGAAACAACCGGGAGCCGCCATCGACAGGGCCATCGCCGAAGCGGAACGCAAATTGAAGCGGGCATCACTGTAA
- a CDS encoding dicarboxylate/amino acid:cation symporter, which yields MSKIGLLPRLIIAIILGILIGAVSPEWIVKLLATFNSIFGSFLGFIIPLIIIGFVAPGIGALGKGAGKLLGFTTGIAYLSTIVAGVLAFFVGSSLFPSFLANGSLSMKAENPEDALVGPFFKLEIPEIMGVMSALVLAFLIGIGIAVIQGDTIKRFMGEFQLIIEKVITAVIIPLLPVHILGIFANMTYAGQVATILSVFAKVFAVIIALHLCYLVVLYLIGGTVAGGNPFKLMKTMGPAYFTALGTQSSAATIPVTLRQSKKTGVNEGIAEFGIPLLATIHLSGSTITIVSCSMAVMLLNDMPFTFSSMIPVILMLGITMVAAPGVPGGAIMAALGVLQTMLGFNETLLSLMIALYIAQDSFGTAANVTGDGALTLMLNRMSKHELKQTA from the coding sequence ATGTCAAAAATCGGTCTCTTGCCCAGGCTGATCATTGCGATCATTCTTGGGATCCTCATCGGTGCCGTCAGTCCGGAATGGATTGTTAAATTGTTGGCTACCTTTAACAGTATTTTTGGCAGCTTCCTTGGATTTATTATTCCGTTGATCATCATCGGCTTTGTGGCACCCGGAATCGGTGCACTGGGCAAAGGTGCCGGAAAGTTGTTGGGTTTTACGACGGGGATCGCCTACCTGTCCACTATTGTCGCGGGCGTGTTGGCCTTTTTTGTGGGCTCTTCCCTCTTTCCTTCTTTTTTGGCCAATGGAAGTCTATCCATGAAAGCCGAAAATCCGGAAGATGCGCTGGTGGGGCCGTTTTTTAAGTTGGAGATTCCGGAGATTATGGGTGTCATGAGCGCTTTGGTGCTCGCATTTTTGATCGGGATCGGGATCGCCGTGATTCAGGGGGATACGATCAAGCGGTTTATGGGTGAGTTTCAGCTCATTATTGAAAAGGTGATCACGGCTGTGATCATTCCGTTATTGCCGGTCCATATTCTCGGTATTTTTGCCAATATGACGTATGCGGGACAGGTGGCCACGATCCTGTCCGTCTTTGCAAAAGTGTTTGCTGTCATCATCGCTCTTCATCTCTGCTACCTGGTTGTATTGTATTTGATCGGGGGCACTGTGGCCGGGGGGAACCCCTTTAAGCTCATGAAAACGATGGGTCCGGCCTACTTCACTGCCTTGGGTACGCAATCCTCGGCGGCCACCATTCCGGTCACCTTGCGTCAATCCAAGAAGACGGGAGTCAATGAGGGGATTGCGGAGTTTGGGATTCCTCTGTTGGCGACGATTCATCTGTCGGGAAGCACGATTACGATTGTGAGTTGTTCGATGGCCGTGATGTTGCTCAACGATATGCCCTTCACTTTTTCTTCGATGATTCCGGTGATCCTGATGCTTGGGATCACCATGGTGGCAGCTCCCGGTGTTCCGGGTGGGGCGATCATGGCGGCCTTGGGTGTCCTGCAGACGATGCTCGGTTTCAATGAAACCTTGTTATCATTGATGATCGCTCTCTATATTGCACAGGACAGTTTTGGAACAGCTGCCAATGTGACCGGGGATGGTGCTTTAACCTTGATGCTCAACAGGATGAGCAAACATGAGTTGAAACAGACTGCTTAA
- a CDS encoding peptide ABC transporter substrate-binding protein: MKKIGWIFMAVTLILSACNGPAPSESGKGDQKVLRMSEEQEPPMLDSAKSSDGISFTVLANTMEGLMTFDSRQRLAPGVAKEMPKVSRDGKIYTFHLRDARWSDGSPVTAQDFEYAWKRALHPETASEYAFIFYDIENAQKYNQGKVKAESVGVKALDDKTLKVTLQRPVPAFLSKTTVPSFYPQKKAFVEKMGNRYAKEADTLLYNGPFKLAQWKHNSGWKYVKNDRYWDKDRVKLDEVSWKVVKDPATGVNLYNTGELDVTKLGGDFSSRLKGRKDFKPVTGASLGYLVMNQEQKLFSNEKIRRAVAAAIDREAHSKVVLKDVAPAAYGFVPPGITGDGEKTFREVVAERKSETDPAKAKKWFRGGLQELGLKKAPVIEYLTDGTELNRKTAEFIQEQLKKNLGLEVTIRTQPLKVYLDSVMKKDFDIAFATWGAAYNDPLYFMDVWRTDAPYNYGGWSDPEYDRLIRAARDTRELGEQVRMAGKAEQILVEQAPMVPLYYRSYTYLWRENVKGLIRPPAGPSFLLKHASVE, from the coding sequence ATGAAAAAAATCGGGTGGATCTTTATGGCTGTCACCCTGATCTTGTCCGCTTGCAACGGGCCGGCCCCTTCTGAATCCGGAAAAGGGGATCAGAAGGTGCTCCGTATGTCCGAGGAGCAGGAACCGCCGATGTTGGACAGTGCCAAGAGTTCCGACGGCATTTCCTTCACCGTTCTGGCCAACACCATGGAGGGGTTGATGACTTTCGATTCCCGCCAACGGTTGGCGCCGGGAGTGGCCAAAGAGATGCCAAAGGTGAGCCGGGATGGAAAGATATACACTTTCCATCTGCGGGATGCCCGCTGGTCTGATGGTTCCCCTGTGACGGCACAGGATTTTGAGTACGCCTGGAAACGGGCCCTCCATCCCGAGACCGCCTCCGAATACGCCTTTATCTTCTATGACATCGAAAACGCCCAAAAATACAATCAGGGAAAAGTGAAGGCTGAGAGTGTCGGAGTGAAGGCGCTGGATGACAAAACTTTAAAAGTCACCTTGCAGCGCCCGGTTCCCGCTTTCCTGAGCAAAACAACGGTTCCCTCCTTCTACCCGCAAAAAAAAGCTTTTGTGGAGAAGATGGGCAATCGCTACGCCAAGGAGGCGGACACGCTGCTGTACAACGGACCCTTCAAACTGGCGCAGTGGAAACACAACTCAGGATGGAAGTATGTAAAAAACGACCGCTATTGGGACAAAGACCGTGTCAAGTTGGACGAGGTTTCCTGGAAAGTGGTGAAAGATCCGGCGACAGGGGTGAACCTGTATAATACCGGGGAGCTGGATGTGACCAAGCTGGGCGGGGACTTTTCCAGTCGGTTGAAGGGACGGAAAGATTTCAAACCGGTCACCGGCGCTTCTCTGGGTTATCTGGTAATGAATCAAGAGCAGAAGCTGTTCTCCAATGAAAAAATTCGCCGTGCGGTGGCTGCGGCCATCGACCGGGAGGCCCATTCCAAAGTGGTGCTGAAGGATGTGGCTCCGGCAGCCTATGGCTTTGTTCCTCCCGGAATCACGGGAGACGGTGAGAAAACCTTCCGGGAAGTCGTCGCTGAAAGGAAATCGGAAACGGATCCGGCAAAAGCCAAAAAATGGTTCCGGGGAGGTTTGCAGGAATTGGGATTGAAGAAGGCGCCTGTGATTGAGTATCTCACCGATGGTACGGAGCTGAACCGGAAGACCGCCGAATTTATTCAGGAGCAGCTAAAGAAAAACCTGGGGTTGGAAGTGACGATCCGGACTCAGCCTTTGAAAGTCTATCTCGATTCGGTGATGAAGAAGGATTTTGATATCGCCTTTGCCACCTGGGGTGCCGCGTACAATGACCCCCTCTATTTCATGGATGTGTGGAGGACGGATGCACCCTATAATTATGGGGGCTGGAGTGATCCGGAATACGACCGCTTGATCCGTGCCGCCCGGGATACCCGCGAGTTGGGGGAGCAGGTGAGGATGGCCGGGAAGGCGGAACAGATCTTGGTGGAGCAAGCGCCGATGGTTCCACTGTATTATCGCTCCTACACCTACTTGTGGCGGGAGAACGTAAAAGGCCTGATCCGCCCTCCGGCGGGTCCGTCCTTCCTGCTGAAGCATGCTTCTGTGGAATAA
- a CDS encoding LysM peptidoglycan-binding domain-containing C40 family peptidase, with protein sequence MVYHPDKKVMTSLTLAGSLLLGAQSAQAAAVPEQDAKTASHVNKGRESVQKVPSVQQAPRKMEYHVLSSVIRMHMGADPGTSGTEQIDSEGSTGFYVVKKGDTLSKIAAKHHMNLKALLKKNPQVRNPDRIYVGDRIRVSGSVKASVDTSSSASVQESREGKEKTTLSGESQARGHWQGTADAVIREARAHLDATYQYGAEGPDRFDCSGFTRYVFKRNGYDLPRTSSSQAAYGSAVSRANLRKGDLVFFRTGGGGISHVAIYMGDGKLIHATNPRNDVTINGLSEPYWSERYAGARRVIQ encoded by the coding sequence ATGGTTTATCATCCTGACAAGAAGGTGATGACTTCCCTGACCCTGGCCGGTTCCCTGTTGTTGGGCGCCCAGTCGGCCCAAGCTGCGGCCGTCCCGGAGCAGGATGCAAAAACAGCTTCTCATGTGAACAAAGGTCGTGAATCGGTTCAGAAGGTTCCCTCTGTTCAACAAGCACCCCGTAAGATGGAGTATCATGTACTCTCTTCCGTAATCCGGATGCATATGGGGGCGGACCCGGGCACAAGTGGCACCGAGCAGATCGACTCTGAGGGATCCACAGGTTTTTACGTGGTCAAGAAGGGTGACACCCTGAGTAAAATTGCGGCGAAGCACCATATGAATTTAAAAGCTCTGTTGAAGAAGAATCCGCAGGTGAGAAACCCTGACCGGATTTATGTCGGGGATCGGATCCGGGTCAGCGGGTCCGTAAAAGCTTCGGTCGACACCTCCTCTTCGGCATCAGTGCAGGAGTCGCGGGAGGGAAAGGAGAAGACCACGCTTTCCGGGGAATCCCAAGCCCGGGGGCATTGGCAAGGAACGGCGGATGCCGTCATCCGGGAAGCACGTGCCCACTTGGATGCCACTTATCAGTATGGGGCGGAGGGGCCTGACCGTTTTGACTGTTCCGGATTCACCCGGTATGTTTTTAAGCGAAACGGGTACGATCTCCCCCGGACCAGCTCATCCCAAGCTGCTTACGGATCTGCGGTCAGCCGGGCCAATCTGAGGAAAGGGGATCTCGTCTTTTTCCGGACCGGGGGTGGAGGGATCAGCCATGTCGCCATCTATATGGGAGACGGAAAGTTGATCCATGCCACCAATCCCCGGAACGACGTAACCATCAACGGTCTGAGTGAACCCTACTGGAGCGAGCGTTATGCCGGCGCCCGCCGTGTGATCCAATGA
- a CDS encoding peptidase C39 family protein, whose amino-acid sequence MKGRFWLTALSLLLIMGILSPSVGAQEKVGNKTFREVKDFKGGHFDGTHKKGSNLVLNRGKLHKGTDTSGRYHGGDYYYGRWTAPVDAVDFDEAIASWQAVTPEGTWVEVELRARTEAGWTGWYSMGVWHSNDQPFQRHSVSGQRDEQGRVATDTLVMNHPASQVQARVTLFTEDRFLSPTLRSFGIAFSRGENEPGKVPFRGVTSSLDVPMRSQMIYPDGGEVWCSPTSTSMVMAYWANVTGKREWNQPVPTVVKGVWDYVYDGGGNWPYNTAYAASRGLEGKVVRMESMAEMERWVEAGVPVIISLAFKEGELTGSPIKSSGGHLLVVRGFDKNGDVLVNDPAGPADEQVRFTYKRAELEKLWLKHSNGTTYLIHPPGWKTPK is encoded by the coding sequence ATGAAGGGTCGATTTTGGCTTACAGCTCTTTCTTTGTTGCTGATCATGGGGATCTTGTCACCTTCGGTGGGGGCACAGGAGAAGGTGGGAAATAAGACCTTCCGGGAAGTGAAGGATTTTAAGGGTGGACACTTTGACGGAACCCATAAAAAAGGGTCCAATCTGGTGTTGAACCGGGGCAAGCTTCACAAGGGCACGGATACATCGGGACGGTATCACGGCGGTGATTATTATTACGGCCGTTGGACCGCTCCGGTGGACGCGGTCGATTTTGATGAAGCGATCGCTTCCTGGCAGGCCGTGACCCCGGAGGGGACCTGGGTGGAGGTGGAGCTGCGCGCCCGGACGGAGGCGGGGTGGACGGGCTGGTACAGCATGGGGGTTTGGCACTCCAACGATCAACCCTTCCAACGGCATTCCGTCAGCGGACAGAGGGACGAGCAGGGCCGGGTGGCGACGGACACCCTGGTGATGAATCATCCGGCTTCCCAGGTGCAAGCCCGGGTCACCCTGTTTACCGAGGACCGGTTCCTCAGCCCGACACTCCGTTCCTTTGGAATTGCCTTCTCCCGGGGAGAGAACGAACCCGGGAAGGTTCCATTCAGGGGTGTGACCTCCTCTCTGGATGTTCCGATGCGTTCCCAGATGATCTATCCCGACGGCGGGGAAGTCTGGTGCTCCCCCACTTCCACCTCCATGGTGATGGCATATTGGGCGAACGTCACAGGAAAAAGGGAGTGGAACCAACCGGTTCCCACGGTGGTGAAGGGTGTCTGGGACTACGTGTATGACGGGGGTGGAAACTGGCCCTACAATACGGCGTACGCCGCTTCCCGGGGCTTGGAGGGCAAGGTGGTCCGGATGGAGAGCATGGCTGAGATGGAAAGATGGGTGGAGGCGGGAGTGCCGGTCATCATCAGCCTGGCTTTTAAGGAGGGGGAACTCACCGGCAGTCCGATCAAAAGCTCCGGCGGCCATCTGCTGGTGGTGCGGGGATTTGACAAGAATGGTGATGTTCTGGTCAATGACCCGGCGGGGCCCGCAGATGAGCAGGTTCGGTTCACCTACAAGCGGGCAGAGCTGGAGAAATTGTGGCTGAAACACTCCAACGGAACCACCTACCTGATCCATCCGCCGGGGTGGAAAACTCCGAAATAG
- a CDS encoding acetamidase/formamidase family protein, producing MKSNQAKQTVYVNTFTDGMLDPAQPMLGPVKDGGHIIANTTPGCWGPMITPRLKGGHEVTQPVYVEGAEVGDAIAIRIRSIRVTSIATASGNDETVEGRFLGDPFVAAKCPQCGTLHPETRVEGVGPGAVRCVGCGAEATPFIFTNGYTMAFDDEKQMGLTLHQEAVEKIAENGRTYMATPENSQQNPIVAFAPHDLPGVMARVRPFLGQLGTTPSHPIPDSHNAGDFGSFLIDAPHDYALSREQLDEHRTDGHMDINRVREDAILICPVKVAGGGVYLGDMHAMQGDGEIAGHTTDVSGIVTLQVHVIKDLTLEGPILLPVKEDLPYLAQPFTSEEKEKAAKLAQQWALPKDQLEESLPVSFIGTGSNLNEATDNGLQRAAHLLGVTVPEVLNRATITGAIQIGRHPGVVTVTFLVPIPKIKEMGILDLVEEQYGMGT from the coding sequence ATGAAATCGAACCAGGCCAAACAGACAGTCTATGTGAATACTTTTACTGACGGGATGCTGGATCCGGCCCAACCAATGCTGGGACCCGTCAAAGACGGCGGACATATTATCGCCAACACGACACCGGGATGTTGGGGGCCGATGATCACCCCCCGCCTGAAAGGAGGCCACGAGGTTACCCAACCGGTCTATGTGGAAGGGGCGGAGGTGGGGGATGCCATCGCCATCCGGATTCGCTCCATCCGGGTCACTTCCATTGCAACCGCTTCCGGGAACGATGAGACTGTGGAGGGCAGATTCCTGGGCGATCCCTTTGTCGCCGCCAAATGTCCCCAATGTGGAACCCTGCACCCGGAAACCAGAGTGGAGGGAGTCGGTCCCGGGGCGGTTCGATGTGTCGGCTGCGGGGCGGAGGCAACTCCCTTCATCTTCACCAACGGATACACCATGGCCTTCGATGATGAAAAGCAAATGGGGCTCACTCTTCATCAGGAGGCGGTTGAAAAGATCGCCGAAAACGGCCGCACCTATATGGCCACACCGGAAAACTCTCAGCAAAATCCCATCGTGGCCTTTGCTCCCCACGATTTACCGGGAGTGATGGCCAGAGTGAGACCTTTTCTGGGACAATTGGGAACCACCCCCTCCCATCCCATCCCGGACTCCCATAATGCCGGGGATTTTGGATCCTTTTTGATTGACGCCCCCCATGATTATGCCCTGTCCCGGGAGCAATTGGACGAACATCGCACCGATGGCCATATGGATATCAACCGGGTTCGGGAAGATGCGATCCTGATCTGTCCGGTGAAAGTGGCGGGTGGCGGTGTCTACCTGGGCGATATGCACGCCATGCAGGGGGACGGTGAAATCGCCGGACATACGACAGATGTCTCCGGCATTGTCACCTTACAGGTACATGTGATCAAAGATTTGACCCTGGAGGGTCCGATCCTGCTGCCGGTCAAAGAAGATCTTCCCTATTTGGCACAGCCCTTCACATCGGAAGAAAAAGAAAAAGCGGCCAAACTGGCGCAACAGTGGGCACTTCCCAAGGATCAGTTGGAAGAATCCCTCCCCGTCTCCTTCATCGGCACCGGCTCCAACCTGAATGAGGCCACCGACAATGGACTCCAGCGAGCCGCTCACTTGTTGGGCGTCACCGTCCCCGAAGTCCTGAACCGGGCCACCATCACCGGAGCCATCCAGATCGGCCGCCACCCCGGCGTCGTCACCGTCACCTTCCTCGTTCCCATTCCCAAGATCAAAGAGATGGGAATCCTGGATCTGGTGGAAGAGCAGTATGGGATGGGAACCTGA
- a CDS encoding class I adenylate-forming enzyme family protein produces the protein MHSVQMTIGELFQERARLNPSLSALVGPKRRFTFSEYDQLTNQVAHYLLRHGVKKGDRIALFSETNVIFPLLFLGAAKIGAISVPINWRWSVEVIEWSIQHTEPKLIFYDDAYHSLIVSLHLPESMPTVQTSDSHDLDAGFEAEIRSCSASAPADSVECEDPACIIFTSGTTGKPKGAVLTHRNFSTTTVSLNNERKAGLHILCATPLFHLSGAGAVILQSLSGSTCFFLPHLEPSLLLKTIEKEQIHSIFLPPAMLNHLFPHFKSHPPLPSLKVITSGGSPVPPSLIRDYKSIGYPLAQGYGCTESSGIISFWSPEMGFDTCGSVGKPFFNEIKVLDRYTREEVDTGEIGELAVRGPTVFQKYWKDPAATKEVFHQGWLLTGDAVRVDEEGWIYLVDRYKDVIYFSGFDIYPSEVEQELHQMEEISEVSVVGVQHERRGELPCAFVVKKPESTLTPNQVLQFAHDRMDSNKLADVVLIDQLPRNALGKIEKMKLKEMYQPLSNSSPS, from the coding sequence ATGCATTCTGTACAGATGACGATTGGGGAATTATTTCAGGAGCGAGCCCGGCTCAATCCATCCTTAAGCGCTTTGGTCGGCCCCAAACGCCGGTTCACATTCTCAGAATATGATCAGTTGACCAATCAAGTGGCTCACTATTTACTTCGTCACGGTGTAAAAAAAGGAGACCGCATAGCGCTGTTCTCGGAAACCAATGTGATATTCCCCCTCCTTTTTCTCGGCGCGGCAAAAATCGGGGCCATCAGTGTTCCTATCAACTGGCGCTGGAGCGTGGAAGTCATCGAGTGGTCCATTCAACATACAGAGCCGAAATTGATTTTTTACGATGATGCTTATCACTCCCTGATCGTGTCTTTACACCTTCCTGAATCGATGCCCACTGTGCAGACCTCAGATTCCCATGATCTGGATGCTGGCTTTGAAGCTGAAATCCGTTCTTGTTCCGCTTCAGCTCCCGCTGATTCAGTGGAATGTGAGGATCCGGCTTGCATTATCTTTACCTCAGGCACCACAGGAAAACCCAAAGGGGCAGTCCTCACCCATCGCAACTTTAGCACAACCACCGTTTCTCTCAACAATGAACGTAAGGCCGGTCTTCACATTCTCTGTGCCACGCCATTGTTTCATTTATCCGGAGCCGGAGCCGTCATCTTGCAGTCCCTGAGTGGATCCACCTGCTTCTTCCTCCCTCACCTGGAACCTTCTTTGTTGTTGAAGACTATTGAAAAAGAACAGATCCACTCCATTTTCCTGCCTCCGGCCATGCTGAACCACCTGTTTCCCCATTTCAAAAGTCATCCCCCTTTGCCTTCTTTGAAAGTCATCACCTCAGGAGGTTCTCCTGTGCCTCCTTCCCTGATCCGCGACTATAAATCCATCGGTTACCCCCTTGCCCAAGGATATGGTTGTACTGAAAGTTCCGGGATCATCTCTTTCTGGTCCCCTGAAATGGGCTTTGACACCTGCGGTTCCGTGGGGAAGCCTTTCTTTAATGAAATCAAAGTGCTCGACCGGTATACCCGTGAAGAAGTGGACACCGGGGAAATCGGTGAATTGGCGGTCCGCGGCCCCACAGTGTTTCAAAAATATTGGAAGGACCCCGCAGCAACCAAAGAAGTATTCCATCAGGGATGGTTATTAACAGGAGATGCGGTTCGAGTGGATGAGGAGGGGTGGATATATCTGGTGGATCGTTATAAAGATGTGATCTATTTCAGCGGATTCGATATCTATCCCAGCGAAGTGGAGCAAGAACTTCATCAGATGGAAGAAATATCCGAAGTTTCGGTGGTCGGTGTCCAACATGAACGCCGGGGAGAGCTGCCCTGTGCTTTTGTTGTGAAAAAACCGGAGTCCACCTTGACCCCGAATCAAGTCCTGCAATTTGCCCATGACAGAATGGACAGCAATAAATTGGCCGATGTCGTTCTCATCGATCAACTCCCCAGAAATGCACTGGGTAAGATAGAAAAAATGAAATTAAAGGAGATGTACCAACCACTTTCCAATTCATCGCCATCCTGA
- a CDS encoding GrpB family protein — protein sequence MPSLQDGSNSKPASDEELQKFRVGELKPHNAPITLVEYDPRWPELFDREADRVRSILGNKALRVEHVGSTSVPGLCAKPIIDMLLVVADSADEPSYVPALEAAGYTLRIREPEWFEHRMFKGPDIDINLHVFSAGMSEIERMLRFRDWLRANDTDRDNYARVKRNLAQRVWRHVQHYADAKTSIIQEIMDRANAAK from the coding sequence ATGCCATCGTTACAAGATGGTTCCAACTCTAAGCCTGCGAGCGATGAAGAGCTTCAGAAGTTCAGGGTGGGCGAGCTGAAACCGCACAACGCGCCCATCACCCTCGTCGAGTACGACCCACGCTGGCCTGAGCTGTTCGACCGGGAGGCTGATCGGGTCCGTTCCATCCTCGGCAACAAGGCATTGCGGGTGGAGCATGTCGGCTCGACCTCGGTGCCGGGACTGTGTGCCAAGCCAATCATCGACATGCTGCTGGTTGTGGCGGACTCTGCCGACGAACCGTCCTATGTCCCGGCATTGGAAGCAGCCGGTTACACGCTTCGGATCCGGGAGCCCGAGTGGTTTGAGCACCGTATGTTCAAGGGGCCCGATATCGATATCAACCTACACGTATTCAGTGCGGGCATGTCTGAGATCGAACGAATGCTACGTTTTCGTGATTGGCTACGGGCCAATGATACCGACCGGGACAATTACGCGCGTGTCAAGCGCAACCTGGCTCAGCGGGTGTGGCGGCACGTGCAGCACTACGCGGATGCCAAAACCTCGATCATCCAGGAGATCATGGACCGGGCGAACGCAGCCAAGTAA